Proteins from a single region of Abyssalbus ytuae:
- the rocD gene encoding ornithine--oxo-acid transaminase: MAVLDKLTSKDAIALEDKFGAHNYHPLPVVLSKGKGVYVWDVEGKRYYDFLSAYSAVNQGHCHPKIINALTVQAQKLTLTSRAFYNDMLGKYEEYATKYFGFDKLLPMNTGAEAVETAIKVCRKWAYEKKGIEEQNAQIVVCENNFHGRTTTIISFSNDEVAKKNFGPYTPGFIKIPYNNPEALEEVLEKNKNIAGFLVEPIQGEAGVYVPGEGFLSETRTICEKHNVLFIADEIQTGIARTGELLAVNYENVRPDILILGKALSGGVYPVSAVLADNEVMNVIKPGQHGSTFGGNPVAAAVAMEALQVVKDEKLAENAKVLGEIFRREINEYIKTSNIVKLVRGKGLLNAIVINDSEESSTAWDICMALKENGLLAKPTHGNIIRFAPPLVMTREQISDCIDIIKETLKEFEK, translated from the coding sequence ATGGCAGTATTAGATAAATTAACTTCTAAAGATGCAATTGCATTAGAGGACAAATTCGGAGCACATAATTATCACCCCCTGCCGGTTGTGTTAAGTAAAGGAAAAGGTGTTTATGTATGGGATGTTGAAGGAAAAAGATACTATGATTTTTTATCGGCATATTCAGCAGTTAACCAGGGGCATTGTCACCCCAAAATTATAAATGCTTTAACCGTTCAGGCTCAAAAGCTTACTCTTACTTCCAGAGCATTTTATAATGATATGTTAGGCAAGTATGAAGAATATGCTACAAAATATTTTGGTTTTGATAAGCTTTTACCCATGAATACAGGTGCGGAAGCCGTAGAAACCGCTATTAAAGTTTGCCGTAAATGGGCGTATGAAAAAAAGGGAATAGAGGAGCAAAATGCTCAAATAGTTGTTTGCGAAAATAACTTTCACGGGCGCACTACCACTATTATCTCTTTTTCTAATGATGAAGTAGCAAAGAAAAATTTTGGCCCTTATACTCCGGGGTTTATCAAAATACCCTATAATAACCCTGAAGCCCTGGAAGAAGTGTTGGAGAAAAATAAAAATATAGCAGGTTTTTTGGTAGAACCCATACAAGGTGAAGCTGGGGTTTATGTGCCTGGCGAAGGATTTTTATCAGAGACACGGACGATTTGTGAAAAGCATAATGTTTTATTCATAGCAGATGAAATTCAGACGGGCATAGCGAGAACCGGAGAACTTCTTGCTGTAAATTATGAAAATGTAAGGCCCGATATATTAATCCTGGGAAAAGCTTTAAGCGGAGGTGTATACCCTGTAAGTGCAGTATTGGCAGATAATGAGGTTATGAATGTGATTAAACCGGGACAGCATGGAAGTACATTTGGAGGAAATCCTGTTGCTGCTGCAGTAGCCATGGAAGCTCTCCAGGTGGTAAAAGATGAAAAACTTGCGGAGAATGCCAAAGTACTGGGAGAAATATTCAGGCGTGAAATAAATGAATATATTAAAACCAGTAATATTGTTAAACTGGTAAGAGGTAAAGGTTTGCTTAATGCGATAGTGATTAACGATTCGGAAGAAAGTTCTACAGCCTGGGATATATGTATGGCATTAAAGGAAAATGGGTTGCTGGCTAAACCTACCCATGGTAATATTATCCGTTTTGCCCCACCTTTGGTTATGACCAGGGAACAAATTTCAGATTGTATTGATATAATTAAGGAAACTCTGAAAGAATTTGAAAAATAG
- a CDS encoding CCC motif membrane protein, with product MEKQKLPNETLILILGIASIVTCCCWGIGLILGIITLVLAKKDSKIFYENPDLYYGLNNLKTGKTLAIIGIILSLLYIIFAVYANVVYGEEEIRRMMEEWTQQMQNQ from the coding sequence ATGGAAAAACAAAAATTACCTAATGAAACCTTAATTTTAATACTAGGGATAGCATCAATAGTAACTTGCTGTTGTTGGGGTATAGGCCTAATCTTGGGTATTATTACTTTGGTACTGGCCAAAAAAGACTCAAAAATATTTTATGAAAACCCTGATTTATATTACGGTTTAAACAATTTAAAAACCGGTAAAACTCTTGCTATTATAGGCATAATCCTTAGCTTACTTTATATTATTTTTGCAGTTTATGCAAATGTAGTATACGGAGAGGAAGAAATAAGAAGAATGATGGAAGAATGGACCCAACAAATGCAAAATCAATAA
- a CDS encoding cell division protein ZapA yields the protein MKDKLKIKLSIADRVYPLTIDPDREEGLRKAAKKIDGLIKQFEQNYAVRDKQDVLAMCALQFASQVEQESIEKDSENTFVEDHLEKLNHLLQEKISSYK from the coding sequence ATGAAGGACAAGCTTAAAATTAAGTTATCTATTGCAGACAGGGTATACCCGTTAACTATTGACCCTGACCGTGAAGAAGGATTAAGAAAGGCGGCAAAAAAAATAGATGGCCTGATTAAGCAATTCGAACAGAATTATGCTGTGAGGGATAAACAGGACGTACTGGCTATGTGTGCATTACAATTTGCATCACAGGTTGAGCAGGAAAGTATTGAAAAAGACAGCGAGAATACGTTTGTGGAAGATCATTTGGAAAAATTAAATCATCTTCTGCAGGAAAAAATAAGTTCATATAAATAG
- a CDS encoding DUF2752 domain-containing protein encodes MQVITKNKIFFLIITGVALIVMLSLYFNFNPSDYNFFPKCPFYSITGFYCPGCGSQRAIHDLLHGNIIDAIKHNLLIPLVILVIIYKIGLFWLENIKKKEVEDILYNPTLSNIIVVLVISFWILRNINFYPFNILSP; translated from the coding sequence ATGCAGGTAATTACTAAGAACAAGATATTCTTTTTAATTATAACAGGGGTAGCATTGATAGTTATGCTATCCCTGTATTTTAATTTCAATCCGTCTGATTACAATTTTTTTCCAAAATGCCCTTTTTATTCAATAACGGGATTTTATTGTCCGGGTTGTGGCAGCCAAAGAGCCATTCATGATTTATTACACGGTAATATTATTGACGCTATTAAACATAATTTATTAATTCCGCTGGTAATATTGGTAATTATTTATAAAATCGGGTTATTTTGGTTAGAAAATATAAAGAAAAAAGAAGTAGAGGATATTTTATATAACCCTACACTTAGTAACATAATTGTTGTTTTGGTTATAAGTTTCTGGATATTAAGAAATATCAATTTCTACCCTTTTAATATTTTGTCGCCCTGA
- a CDS encoding cysteine desulfurase family protein, with translation MQKIYLDNAASTRIDARVLERMTEVLSELYGNPSSTHSFGRSSKTIIEQARKNIAGCINALPSEIFFTSGGTEADNMILRSAVRDLKVETIITSKTEHHAVLHTIQQLEREYDITVKYISLDNTGTPDIQDLEKKLAENNTKKLVSLMHINNETGNIIDIDAFAAVCKSQEALFHSDTVQSVGHFEWDVQKTKVDFIVASAHKFHGPKGTGFAYIRKDSGLKPLIFGGEQEKGLRAGTEPLHNIVALEEALLVASGNLERDRKYVEELKSYFIKNLKQAIPSVKFNGACDDFFKSTYTMVNVRFPLAEDKTTMLLFQLDMKGIACSRGSACQSGSYTVSHVLAELLSPEELRKPSIRFSFSKYNTKEELDYTVNALKELMKVESHFQK, from the coding sequence ATGCAAAAAATATATTTGGATAATGCAGCCTCTACAAGAATTGATGCCAGAGTATTAGAGAGAATGACTGAGGTTTTATCAGAATTATACGGTAACCCTTCGTCTACCCATAGTTTTGGTAGGTCGTCGAAAACCATTATTGAACAAGCAAGAAAAAATATAGCAGGTTGTATTAATGCATTACCATCAGAGATTTTTTTTACTTCGGGAGGAACTGAAGCTGATAATATGATATTGCGTAGTGCTGTCAGGGATTTAAAAGTTGAAACAATTATCACCTCTAAAACCGAGCATCATGCCGTGTTGCATACCATACAACAATTGGAACGGGAGTATGATATAACTGTTAAATATATTTCACTTGATAACACCGGCACGCCCGACATTCAAGACCTGGAAAAGAAACTTGCCGAAAACAATACGAAAAAGCTGGTAAGCTTAATGCATATAAATAATGAAACAGGAAATATAATTGATATTGATGCATTTGCTGCCGTATGTAAAAGTCAGGAAGCTTTATTTCATTCGGATACGGTACAGTCCGTTGGACATTTTGAGTGGGATGTACAAAAAACAAAAGTTGATTTTATAGTGGCATCAGCCCATAAGTTTCATGGGCCAAAAGGAACCGGGTTTGCTTATATAAGAAAAGATTCCGGGTTAAAACCCTTAATTTTTGGAGGTGAGCAGGAAAAAGGACTCCGGGCAGGAACCGAACCCCTACATAATATTGTTGCCCTGGAAGAAGCCCTCCTGGTGGCCAGTGGCAATTTGGAACGTGACCGGAAATATGTAGAAGAGCTTAAAAGCTATTTCATAAAAAATTTAAAACAGGCTATTCCCTCTGTAAAATTTAACGGAGCGTGTGATGACTTTTTTAAAAGTACCTATACTATGGTGAATGTGAGGTTTCCGCTTGCAGAAGATAAAACCACCATGTTACTTTTTCAACTGGATATGAAAGGAATTGCCTGTTCGCGAGGAAGTGCCTGCCAAAGCGGAAGTTATACGGTTTCTCATGTACTGGCAGAACTTTTATCTCCGGAAGAGTTAAGAAAACCTTCCATACGTTTTTCTTTTTCTAAATACAACACAAAAGAAGAGCTTGATTATACGGTGAATGCTTTAAAGGAGTTGATGAAAGTAGAAAGTCATTTTCAGAAGTAA
- a CDS encoding TonB-dependent receptor, translating into MAIVSQTATVGGVILDENNLPVENVNIFSETGSSQSNKNGFYEIRIPANSVSRITFSHISFKKIEVSITLQEGEYYELNPVMTVNVEQIGEVIIGTNKRKQVAGIQTISPEEIRLIPGANAGVENILKSLPGVNSNNELSTQYAVRGGNYDENLVYVNEIEVYRPFLIRSGQQEGLSFINSNLVQNIDFSAGGFQAKYGDKLSSVLDITYKQPVDFGVGVDLSLLGANAFAETVSGNGKFSTISGIRYRDNSLLVNSKQTETNFNPVFADAQTYITYKFSGKFHLNFLGNLSVNDYDYEPLTRQTNFGTITNPVALVIFYEGKEKDKYTTAFGAFKANYFLNDNITLKLIGSAYHTTEEEHFDILAQYGLGEVNSNIGDENLGQVQFIEGIGSQLTHARNDLDALIFNLEHKGIVEKNENIYEWGIKFTHEDIRDRLREYEVIDSAGFSIRPPFPEFQNDQPYTPFEGPLEPFTHISATNFVKINRISGYAQWSKKTFWKNNEIWLNAGVRAHQWIVTGRNINDNSQIVFSPRAQIAIKPDWKNDMLFRVSGGLYYQPPFYRELRDSTGTVNPEVKAQKSVHLVAGNDYSFKLWNRPFKLITEAYYKYLSDVNPYTLENVRIRYRAKNNAKAYAYGLDMRLNGEFVPGTQSWLSFGYLKTQENIDDRGYISRPTDQRLKFALLFQDYVPNIPNLKMQLNLVYNTGLPGGSPNYADPYLFQSRLKDYKRADVGIIYVLKDKHHSSSSSNWLNKFEELNIGFEIFNIFDVQNAITNTWVRDAYTKTQFGIPNYMTSRVFNVKLGMKF; encoded by the coding sequence ATGGCAATTGTTTCTCAAACTGCTACTGTGGGAGGAGTCATACTCGATGAAAACAACCTTCCTGTAGAGAATGTAAATATATTTTCTGAAACAGGTTCTTCTCAATCCAATAAAAACGGATTTTATGAAATCAGGATTCCGGCAAATTCTGTAAGCAGAATAACTTTCTCACATATTTCCTTTAAGAAAATTGAGGTTTCCATTACCCTTCAGGAGGGTGAGTACTACGAATTAAACCCTGTTATGACAGTAAATGTAGAACAAATAGGAGAAGTAATTATTGGCACAAACAAACGAAAACAGGTAGCAGGGATTCAGACCATATCACCGGAAGAGATAAGGCTTATTCCCGGAGCAAATGCAGGAGTTGAAAATATATTAAAATCATTACCCGGGGTAAATTCCAATAATGAATTAAGTACTCAATATGCAGTAAGAGGAGGCAATTATGATGAAAACCTAGTGTATGTAAATGAAATTGAGGTATACAGGCCTTTTCTAATACGATCCGGCCAACAGGAAGGATTAAGTTTCATAAATTCAAACCTTGTACAAAACATAGACTTTTCTGCAGGAGGATTTCAGGCTAAATACGGTGACAAACTTTCATCTGTTCTGGATATTACCTACAAACAGCCGGTAGACTTTGGCGTGGGAGTTGACTTAAGCCTTCTCGGAGCCAATGCGTTTGCGGAAACTGTCTCCGGAAATGGAAAATTTTCTACAATTTCAGGAATACGGTACAGAGATAATAGTTTACTGGTTAACAGCAAACAAACAGAGACTAATTTTAACCCTGTTTTTGCCGATGCACAAACTTATATTACCTATAAGTTTTCCGGTAAGTTTCATTTAAATTTTTTAGGAAATTTGTCTGTTAACGATTACGATTATGAACCTTTAACACGGCAAACAAATTTTGGAACAATTACCAACCCCGTAGCGTTGGTTATTTTTTATGAAGGCAAAGAAAAAGACAAATACACTACAGCTTTTGGGGCTTTTAAAGCCAACTACTTTTTAAATGACAATATAACGCTGAAATTAATAGGATCTGCTTATCACACCACCGAAGAGGAACATTTTGACATTCTTGCTCAATACGGCTTAGGTGAAGTAAACTCCAATATAGGAGATGAAAATTTAGGGCAGGTACAGTTTATAGAAGGAATAGGTTCACAGCTAACTCATGCCCGTAATGATCTTGATGCACTTATTTTTAATTTAGAACATAAAGGAATTGTAGAAAAAAACGAAAATATTTATGAATGGGGTATAAAATTCACCCACGAAGATATAAGGGACCGTTTAAGAGAGTACGAAGTAATTGATTCGGCCGGATTTTCTATTCGTCCTCCCTTTCCTGAATTTCAAAATGATCAGCCTTACACTCCTTTCGAAGGCCCTTTAGAACCGTTTACACATATTAGTGCCACCAACTTTGTTAAAATAAACCGAATATCAGGCTATGCTCAATGGAGTAAAAAAACATTCTGGAAAAATAATGAAATATGGTTAAATGCAGGAGTAAGAGCTCACCAGTGGATTGTAACCGGCAGGAATATTAACGATAATTCCCAAATAGTTTTTAGCCCCCGTGCCCAAATTGCTATTAAACCTGACTGGAAAAATGATATGCTTTTCCGGGTATCAGGAGGTTTGTACTACCAGCCTCCTTTTTACAGGGAACTGAGAGATTCTACCGGCACTGTAAACCCGGAAGTAAAAGCACAAAAATCAGTTCATTTAGTTGCAGGAAACGATTATAGCTTTAAACTCTGGAACAGGCCATTTAAACTCATAACCGAAGCCTATTATAAATATTTATCAGATGTAAACCCATATACTTTAGAAAACGTACGTATAAGATACAGGGCAAAAAACAATGCAAAAGCCTATGCATACGGGTTAGATATGAGGCTAAACGGTGAGTTTGTTCCCGGCACACAATCATGGCTGAGTTTTGGCTACCTGAAAACCCAGGAGAATATAGATGACAGAGGCTACATTTCACGACCAACGGACCAAAGATTAAAATTTGCATTACTTTTTCAGGACTATGTACCCAACATACCCAATTTAAAAATGCAGTTAAACCTGGTATACAACACCGGTTTGCCCGGAGGTTCTCCTAATTATGCCGACCCCTATCTGTTTCAGTCAAGATTAAAAGATTACAAAAGGGCCGATGTTGGCATAATTTATGTTCTTAAAGACAAACATCATAGTTCATCCAGCTCCAATTGGTTAAATAAGTTTGAAGAATTGAACATTGGCTTTGAGATTTTCAATATTTTTGATGTGCAAAATGCCATAACAAATACCTGGGTAAGGGATGCCTACACCAAAACACAATTTGGTATACCCAACTATATGACCAGCAGGGTTTTTAATGTTAAATTAGGAATGAAGTTTTAA
- a CDS encoding DUF2752 domain-containing protein has protein sequence MYYSDLNDYMIPCVNKKLFGVECPGCGMQRAVGLLFEGNFSGAFKMYPAIYTLIILILFLFFNLFYKFKFDFKIKVALITINIIIIVTSYVIKMNNIIN, from the coding sequence ATGTACTATTCTGATTTAAATGATTACATGATTCCGTGTGTAAATAAAAAACTTTTTGGAGTTGAATGCCCCGGATGTGGTATGCAAAGAGCAGTTGGATTATTGTTTGAAGGAAATTTTAGCGGTGCTTTTAAAATGTACCCTGCTATATACACACTGATTATTCTTATACTCTTCCTGTTTTTTAACCTTTTCTATAAATTCAAATTTGATTTTAAAATAAAAGTAGCCCTGATTACGATAAATATTATTATAATTGTTACCAGTTACGTTATAAAAATGAATAACATAATCAATTAA
- a CDS encoding CD225/dispanin family protein has protein sequence MENQPTRPNNYLALAIISTVLCCLPAGIVSIVYSSKVNSLYAEAKYDEAEKASKNAKTWAIVAIAAGALFLIIYFAIFGVAIFAGMNNAGNY, from the coding sequence ATGGAAAATCAACCTACTAGACCTAATAATTATTTAGCGTTGGCTATTATAAGCACTGTATTGTGCTGTTTACCTGCCGGAATTGTTAGTATTGTCTATTCTTCGAAAGTAAATTCATTATATGCGGAAGCTAAATATGATGAAGCGGAAAAAGCATCTAAAAATGCCAAAACCTGGGCTATTGTTGCTATAGCCGCCGGGGCTTTATTCTTAATTATTTATTTTGCAATTTTTGGAGTTGCCATTTTTGCTGGTATGAATAATGCAGGTAATTACTAA
- a CDS encoding M23 family metallopeptidase: protein MRFYLLFFLTVQFIHAQLKYPDDSFRPPLDVPIVLAGTFGELRSNHFHSGVDIKTQGHEGLTVHAIGDGYISRIKIQHYGFGKALYVTHPNGYISVYAHLQRFAPKIEEYIKKLQYQKESYEIQVYPESNILPLKKGEIIAYSGNTGGSAGPHLHFEIRNSADVPLNPLFFGMDVKDSQPPLIQDLFAYSMDDDSQVNQSNDIVQLNYTQQKDGTFLADKVYACGNIGFGIHSYDRQDLAYNKNGVYQVELYVNGELYFSYDFEKFSFGESRYINTLIDYEYYKSHHKRIQQCFVKPGNRLSVYDKNINNGILKIQEGLSYNVNIKVKDFEGNVSVINIPVEGKKQEILNKKEVMVTDDFLISGKDNIYKLGTTSVFFPENTFYENFYINLKEIEDTIVIHDDKTPVHKNYTLTFDANSYSAEERKQMFIASVDEDGDLDYETTRKRGNIFTTRTKTLGKFILAKDTVPPTILPLNFYDGQWLTNYRYLKVKIDDDLTGIDNYRATINGKWILTEYEYKDKTLTYDFNDLEFEGTKHDLKIIVTDNVGNTTTLYATIYRKI from the coding sequence ATGAGGTTTTATCTGTTATTTTTTCTGACCGTACAATTTATCCACGCACAATTAAAATATCCTGATGATTCTTTCAGGCCGCCCCTTGATGTTCCTATAGTTCTAGCCGGGACATTTGGTGAGCTTCGTTCTAACCATTTTCACTCGGGAGTAGATATTAAAACCCAGGGGCATGAAGGACTTACCGTACATGCAATAGGAGACGGATATATATCACGTATTAAAATACAGCATTACGGTTTTGGAAAAGCTTTATATGTTACACATCCCAACGGATATATTTCCGTTTATGCCCATTTACAAAGGTTTGCCCCTAAAATTGAAGAGTATATAAAAAAGCTACAATATCAAAAGGAATCTTATGAAATACAGGTCTATCCTGAAAGTAATATTCTACCCTTAAAAAAAGGGGAAATTATAGCCTATTCAGGGAATACCGGCGGCAGTGCAGGCCCGCACCTTCATTTTGAAATAAGGAACAGTGCCGATGTACCCCTTAATCCTTTATTCTTTGGTATGGATGTAAAAGATTCACAACCCCCACTAATCCAGGATTTATTTGCTTATTCAATGGATGATGATTCCCAGGTAAATCAATCTAATGATATTGTACAATTAAATTATACCCAGCAAAAGGACGGTACTTTTCTTGCTGATAAAGTGTATGCCTGCGGAAATATTGGCTTTGGTATTCATTCATATGACAGGCAGGATCTGGCCTATAACAAAAACGGTGTTTATCAGGTTGAATTATATGTAAATGGTGAACTATATTTTAGCTATGACTTTGAAAAATTTTCATTTGGTGAATCACGTTATATAAATACTTTAATTGATTATGAGTATTACAAAAGCCATCACAAGAGGATTCAACAATGTTTTGTTAAACCCGGTAACAGGTTAAGTGTTTATGATAAAAACATCAACAATGGTATTTTGAAAATTCAAGAAGGCCTTAGTTATAATGTAAATATTAAAGTAAAAGATTTTGAGGGGAATGTAAGTGTTATAAATATTCCTGTGGAAGGAAAAAAACAGGAAATTCTAAATAAAAAAGAAGTAATGGTTACTGATGATTTCCTCATATCGGGTAAAGACAATATATATAAGCTGGGGACTACTTCTGTATTTTTTCCTGAAAACACTTTTTATGAAAATTTCTATATAAATTTAAAAGAAATAGAAGATACAATAGTAATACATGATGATAAAACGCCCGTACATAAAAATTATACGCTAACTTTTGATGCAAACTCTTACTCTGCAGAAGAAAGAAAACAAATGTTTATTGCCAGTGTTGATGAGGATGGTGATTTGGATTATGAAACCACCCGAAAAAGAGGTAATATCTTTACCACCCGCACTAAAACTTTAGGAAAGTTCATTCTTGCTAAAGACACCGTTCCTCCTACTATTCTACCACTTAATTTTTATGATGGCCAATGGCTCACCAATTACAGGTATTTAAAAGTTAAAATCGATGACGACTTAACGGGTATTGATAATTACAGAGCCACAATTAATGGTAAATGGATATTAACGGAGTATGAATATAAAGATAAAACACTTACTTATGATTTTAATGATCTTGAATTTGAAGGTACAAAACACGATTTAAAAATTATTGTAACAGACAACGTAGGGAATACCACCACCCTATATGCTACTATTTATAGAAAAATATAA
- the rny gene encoding ribonuclease Y encodes MDNILLLVIVGVVGIMAGFIIAKILEKGNASKLVANAKKEAASIIKNAKSEGESIKKDKIFQAKEKFLELKAEHEKVIISKDKKIAEAEKRTRDKESQVSSELAKNKKLSEELEEKIKDYDYRIDFLEKKKSELEKMHKSQVEQLEVISGLSAEEAKAQLIESIKSDAKSDAMAFIQNAMEEAKLTAQQEAKKIIVNTIQRIGTEEAIENCVSVFNLESDDVKGRIIGREGRNIRALEAATGVEIIVDDTPEAIILSCFDSVRREVARLSLHKLVTDGRIHPARIEEIVNKTTKQIEEEIIEVGKRTVIDLGIHGLHPELIKAVGRMKYRSSYGQNLLQHSREVAKLCGVMAAELGLNPKLAKRAGLLHDIGKVPETETETPHAILGMEWAEKYGEKSEVCNAIGAHHDEIEMKSLLSPIVQVCDAISGARPGARRQVLDSYIQRLKDLEDIAFAFNGVKKAYAIQAGRELRVIVESEKVSDDKAAELSFEISQKIQTDMTYPGQVKVTVIRETRAVNIAK; translated from the coding sequence ATGGATAATATATTGTTATTGGTTATTGTTGGTGTAGTAGGGATAATGGCTGGTTTTATAATAGCTAAAATACTGGAAAAGGGAAATGCATCAAAGCTTGTTGCGAATGCTAAAAAGGAAGCCGCTTCTATAATAAAAAATGCTAAAAGCGAAGGAGAGAGCATTAAAAAAGATAAAATATTTCAGGCTAAAGAAAAGTTTTTAGAATTAAAAGCAGAGCATGAGAAAGTTATTATTTCTAAAGATAAAAAAATAGCCGAGGCTGAAAAAAGAACCAGGGATAAAGAATCACAGGTGTCTTCAGAACTAGCAAAAAACAAGAAACTCTCCGAAGAACTTGAGGAAAAGATCAAAGATTATGATTATCGTATAGATTTTCTTGAGAAGAAGAAGTCAGAGCTGGAGAAAATGCACAAAAGCCAGGTTGAACAGTTGGAAGTAATTTCCGGTTTATCGGCAGAAGAAGCAAAAGCCCAGCTAATAGAGTCGATAAAATCAGATGCCAAATCAGATGCAATGGCTTTTATTCAGAATGCCATGGAAGAAGCCAAGCTTACTGCCCAACAGGAAGCGAAGAAAATTATTGTAAACACTATTCAAAGAATAGGTACGGAAGAGGCCATAGAAAATTGTGTATCGGTTTTTAACCTGGAATCGGATGATGTGAAAGGAAGGATCATAGGCAGGGAAGGACGGAATATACGTGCATTAGAGGCTGCAACAGGAGTAGAAATAATTGTAGATGACACCCCTGAAGCTATCATTTTGTCATGTTTTGATTCTGTCAGAAGGGAAGTGGCACGTTTATCATTACATAAACTGGTAACCGATGGACGTATTCATCCCGCCAGGATAGAAGAAATAGTTAACAAGACAACAAAACAAATTGAAGAAGAGATAATTGAAGTAGGTAAACGAACTGTAATAGACCTTGGTATTCATGGTTTGCATCCTGAGTTAATAAAGGCGGTAGGTAGAATGAAATATCGTTCTTCGTATGGTCAAAACCTATTGCAGCACTCTCGTGAGGTAGCCAAACTGTGCGGAGTTATGGCAGCCGAATTAGGATTAAATCCAAAACTGGCCAAAAGGGCAGGATTACTTCATGATATTGGTAAGGTACCTGAAACCGAGACTGAAACCCCGCATGCTATTTTAGGTATGGAATGGGCCGAAAAATATGGTGAGAAATCCGAAGTTTGTAATGCTATAGGGGCTCACCACGATGAAATAGAAATGAAATCACTGCTGTCTCCAATTGTACAGGTATGTGATGCTATAAGCGGAGCACGACCCGGAGCAAGACGTCAGGTACTGGATTCGTATATTCAAAGATTAAAAGACTTAGAGGATATAGCTTTTGCTTTTAACGGTGTTAAAAAAGCTTATGCAATTCAGGCAGGCCGTGAGTTACGTGTTATAGTAGAAAGTGAAAAAGTTAGTGATGATAAAGCTGCTGAACTTTCTTTTGAAATTTCACAAAAAATTCAAACCGATATGACCTATCCCGGGCAGGTGAAGGTTACAGTGATAAGAGAAACCAGGGCGGTAAATATCGCTAAATAA
- a CDS encoding DNA mismatch repair protein MutS, with amino-acid sequence MQINIGDKVEIIDDCLKGRVVLIKGDTVVVETNDGFEIEAGIKEVIKINDNNNELHVKSADVFDALVHKNLNEKKKKVSVKREKVIPPMEVDLHIGQLTKSAKGMTNYDMLTLQLETAKRQLEFAIKNRIPKIVFIHGVGEGVLRTELEYLFGRYDNITFYDADFKKYGFGATEVYIFQNP; translated from the coding sequence ATGCAAATAAATATAGGAGATAAAGTAGAAATTATTGACGATTGTTTAAAAGGTAGAGTGGTATTGATAAAAGGAGATACCGTAGTAGTAGAAACTAATGATGGCTTTGAAATAGAAGCAGGTATTAAGGAAGTAATTAAAATAAATGACAATAATAATGAACTGCATGTAAAAAGTGCCGATGTATTTGATGCCCTGGTGCACAAAAATCTAAACGAAAAAAAGAAAAAAGTTTCTGTAAAAAGAGAAAAGGTGATCCCGCCTATGGAAGTAGATCTTCATATTGGTCAACTAACAAAATCTGCTAAAGGGATGACAAATTATGATATGCTCACACTTCAGTTGGAAACAGCAAAACGTCAGCTTGAATTTGCCATAAAAAACAGGATTCCTAAAATAGTGTTTATTCACGGAGTAGGAGAAGGTGTTTTAAGAACCGAACTTGAATATCTTTTTGGAAGGTATGATAACATAACCTTTTATGATGCCGATTTTAAAAAATATGGTTTCGGGGCTACCGAGGTATATATTTTTCAAAATCCTTAA